The following nucleotide sequence is from Flavobacterium sp. N1736.
AATTAAAAGTTACGGACAAGCAGCACAGGAAAAAAGTGTGTACAGAGGTTTTTGGGGAAGGTTTGATCAGACAAAAAATTTCCCGGAAATGGCAGGTCAAAACTTAAAATTATTTTTTGATTTTAATACCGAAGAAGGAGAAAAAATCAAAATAAAAATGGCTTTATCGCCTGTAAGTTCTGCCGGAGCGCTTGAGAATATGGAAAAAGAAGTTCCGGGTTGGGATTTCGAAAAAGTAAAAAGGCAAAGTCAGGAAATTTGGAACAAAGAATTGAACAAAATTCAAATTGAAACCATTCAGAAAGAAGATTTAGTTAATTTTTATACCGCAATGTATCACGCCTTTTTAGGACCAACAGAATACATGGATTTAGACGGAAATTATAAAGGTTTAGATATGAATATTCATAAAGCCGAAAATTTTAAAAATTACACAAGTTATTCTCTTTGGGATACTTACAGAGCTTTACATCCATTATTTAATATTTTACAGCCAGCCAGAAACTCAGATATGATCAGTTCAATGTTAGCGCATTCAGATCAAAGTGTGCATAAAATGCTGCCAATCTGGTCGCATTATGCCAATGAAAACTGGTGTATGATTGGGTATCATTCTGTTTCAGTAGTTGCCGATGCAATCGTAAAAGGCAATACCAATTTTGATCCTGAAAAAGCACTTCAGGCTTGTGTGAACACGGCAAAAGTTCCATATTATGACGGTTTGGAGTATTATATGAAAATGGGATATGTTCCCGAAGATAAAAACGGTTCTTCGGTTTCTAAAACGTTAGAATACGCTTATGATGATTGGGCAATTGCTCAGGCAGCCAAGAAATTAGGCAAAACTGAAATCTATAATGAATTTATCGAAAGATCTAAAAATTATAAAAACGTTTACGATGCCAAAACAGGTTTTATGCGTCCTAAGTTAAATGATGGAACTTTCAAAAAAGAATTTGATCCGTTAGACACACACGGACAAGGTTTTATCGAAGGAAATTCATGGAATTACAGTTTATATGTGCCACAAGATCCTGCAGAAATGATTAAAATGATGGGCGGAAACGACAAATTTAATGTTCGATTAGATTCATTATTCAGCATGCATTTGCCCGATAAATATTTTGAAAATACAGAAGATATTACAAGAGAAGGAATTATTGGGAATTATGTACATGGAAATGAACCTTCACATCATGTTGTATATTTATACGATTGGACAAATTCGCCTTGGAAAGCACAAGATAAAATTAGAATGATCCTGAAAAAAATGTACAGAAACGGAGCTGACGGTTTAGGCGGAAATGACGATTTTGGACAAATGAGTGCCTGGTATATTTTTAGCAGTTTAGGATTTTATCCCGTTGCACCGGGTTCTGATGAATATGCATTGGGAAGTCCGTTGGTTAAAAAAGCTCTTTTTAATTTAGAAAACGGAAAGAATTTTGAAGTCGAAACCGTAAATCAATCCGATAAAAATGTCTTTGTCAGTAAAGTTTTGTTGAATGGAAAACAATTAGATAAACCTTTCCTAAAACATTCTGATGTAATAAATGGCGGAAAAATTACTTTTTATATGACTAATAAACCGAATAAGAAAAATTATTAAGTTTTACGAGCCAAACCTAACAGGTTTTAAAAACCTGTTAGGTTTCTTTATGTTAAGTATTGAGCAGATTTAGAAAATCTTTTTAATTCTTTTAATCTGTGGCAAAAAAAATAATAAAAAAGAATAATAACGAAGTTTGCAAAAACTTCACGAAATTTGCATTTCAAATAAAGACAATTAAATATGAAAGTAAATCTAAAATCAGGAATTGATAAATTGCTTTTCGGAATGAAGCAAAATGATGTTACGGCAGCTTTAGGAAAACCTGATAAAAATTATAAAGATGAAGATGACAATGTAATTTTTGTGTATAACTCGCATAAAATCAGATTGACATTTTATGAGGAAGAGGATTTAAAATTAGGATATTTAGTAGCTTCAAGCCCTGAATTAGAAGTTTTTGGTTTTAAATTAATTGGAAGAACAATTGCAGATGTAAAGAAAGATTTCGCAACAAAAGGAATCACAAAATACAATCAGGAAACTTTTGATACTTTCGAAAACTACTTTAATGAAGATAATTGGTTTATTCTTCAAACTGAATTTGATGAAGTGGTAAAGTTTGAAATTGGAGCAATTATCAATGATAAAGACGAGTTCGACTGGAAGTTTCCGGTTAAGAAATAAGATGTAAAGATTTGCACAAAAAAAAACCGACAATCACTTGTCGGTTTTTTTTGTGTATTGATAAAAAGAAATTATCCTTTTAACCATGCTGTTTTAAGTTTTTCTTTTGAAGCATCTGTTGCTTTAAAAGTTTCTTTTTCTTCGTATGGTAATTTCACAGTACCTTTTACAGTTTGTTCTTTGCCATCACGTTTTATTTGAAGTGTAATTGGATCGTTTTCTTTCCAGTTTTCACTTTCTGTAATTAAGTCATAGATATTAGTTAATGAATATGGTTTATTGTTTACAGAAAGGATAATATCACCACCTTTTAAATTTAATCCTTTAAAGAAATCATTTGGTTCAATATCAGGACGAATAGCAATTTCTTTTGTTTGTTTATCAATTTTAATATACGGAGTTTGTCCTTTTAAGAAAATTGGTCCGGCAGTTTTTTCTGATGATTTTGTAACACCAACTTTAGCCAAATAAAAATCGTAAGGAATTGGCGTTGTTCCTGAAACATATTTATTTAAAAATTCACCAACTTCAGGATAAGTCAATTGCGTAATTTTCGCAAAAAGTTCGTTATCATTAAAAGGTTTTTCAACACCGTATTCGCTGGCTAATTTATGCATTAAGTCAAGAATTCCTCTTTCGCCATTGCTTTTTTCTCTAATAATGATGTCAATACACATACCAATTAAAGCTCCTTTTTGATATACATTCAAGTATTGGTCTTTGTATGGCTGCTCTAAAACATTTTTACTCATTACAGTAAATGACATTGTATCATTTAAGCCTTTTGCCTGTTCGATTTTATCAGCAATACGAGTATAAAATTCAGCTTCGTCAATTAAACCCTGATTAATTTGAAAAAGGTTTGCAAAATATTCTGTTACACCTTCGTACATCCATAAATGCTCTGACATTTGTGGTGCGTTGTAATCAAAATACTGAATTTCTTTTGAGTGTATGGTTAATGGAGTTACGATATGAAAAAACTCATGAGAAACTACATCTTTCATCGATTCTACCAATTTTTCTTTTGGCATAGATTCCGGTAAAACAACTGTTGTAGCCGTTGGATGCTCTAACGCACCAAAACCGTGTGCGTCATCTTTTGCCATGCTTGACAAATACAATAAAACAGTGTATTTTTTAGTCGCGTTTACTTTTCCTAAAAAGTTTTTTTGCGCCGTCATCATTGTTTTCATTTCCGGTGTAATACTTTCGGCAGTAAATTTTCCTGTTGGAGAATAAACAGCAATCAAAATATCCATTCCGTTTACGTTGAATGTAGTATAATCCGGTTTAGAATACATAATTGGATTTTCGACCAAAACTGCATAACGCGGTGTTGTAAAAACATCGCTTGTTTTGCTTGCATCTTCATCTGTCATCGAAGTTGCTCCCCAAAGTGTTTCAGGATGTGTGATGGTAACTTTATACGGAACATCTAATTTATCCTGAAAATACCCCACAAACCCGTGTGTATTTACCATGAAATTAATTCCTGCGTTGATATTAGTTCCTGCTGGCGAAAAAACATCGTCATTTCCAAAACCTGTTCCTTTTTCAGTATCAAAAGTATCGCCAACTAAATAACTTACTTTTTTTAATGTTTTAGCATTTGAAATAGACCATGAATTATCGTCGATTCTTTTTACCGTTAAAGGGTTTCCTTTAGCATCAAAAGCTCTAAAATCATCTGAATATTTACCGTAATTATCTGTAGAATAAGTTCCCGGCACTGTTTTAGGAATGCTGTAAATTACTTCGTCTGTTTTTATTGCCGGAGGCGTAACAGTTACCAAAACTTTATCGTCTTTTACATCGACAAGGTTAATGTTAACTTCTACTGTATTGCTTTTTGCAGCTCCGGAAGTAGCACCGGTTTTACAGCTCCAAAACGTTACCGCAAGAGCTAATGTGTAAAGTATTTTTTTCATTTGTTTATGTTTAGTTATGTGTATTGGACTTACAAAATGTAATAATGTTACACGAATTTGAAAATATAAAAAAAAACTCCTGATTCACAGGAGTTTTATGTTAGTCAAGTTTGTTCTTTATATAATATTTTCCATCCAAATCTTCATCAAAATCATCTATTTTAACGGGTTTTGGTTTTGGTTTATTTGCAATTGCCTTCTTTTTCCACATTTCAAATTTTTCGAGTGGCATTTTCTTTTTCATGATTTCCAGAACTTCTTTTTCTGCCAATCCAAATTCTTTTTTTATAATTTCAAATGGATTTCTTTCTTCCAAGGCTAACGAAACAAGTTTTTCCGTTTGTTCCCAGCTCAACTCTTTGCGGTTACTCTTTTTCATCACGTGAAAATTAATTCAAAATAGGGGTTAATGATTAATAGATTGATTTTCAATTTAAGTATCAATATTAATAAAAAAAATAATTAGTTGGTTCGATCCGGTGCACTTTTTTTAATGATTTTGCTTGTTTTTTCCGGATCTTGATTTTTGAAACGGAATTTGCAATAAATTTTTCAGTTTGTTATGTTCTTCGGGAGCCATATGTGTGTCTACTCCATAAATTAATTTTTCTTTTGGCAAAGTTGTAAAAGTTCCAAAAAGACGATCCCAAACAGAAAAAATGTTGCCATAATTACTGTCTGTATACGGTAAAACATAATGATGATGCACTTTATGCATATTAGGAGATACGATCAAATAACTTAGGATATTGTCTAATTTATTGGGTAAAGATATATTGGCATGATTAAATTGCGACGCTACAACCGATAAACTCTGATATAAAAATACCATCCACATTGGGCTTCCTACAATTAAAACACCAAGAGTTGTAAATACAAAACGTATTATGCTTTCTCCCGGATGATGACGATTTGCTGTTGTAGTATCAATCCAGGTATCTGTATGATGAATGAGGTGAAAACGCCATAGAAATTTTACTTTATGTTCAATAAAATGGACTAAATAAGCGCCTATTAAATCTAATAGAAGCAATCCAATAATGGTATAAAGCCAAATAGGAATTTGGGGCAGCCATTGCAGTATTCCAAAATGATTTTCGGTAGTCCAGCTTGCGGTTTTTATGAGAATAAAAGCCAGAATAAAATTTACAATTATAGTGGTGATCGTAAAAAAGATATTAATTCCTGCGTGCTGCCATTTTCTGTATTGCAGCTGAAACAACGGAAACGTATTTTCAATTAACCAAAAAAGTGTTATTCCTCCAACCAAAATTAAACTTCGGTGTGAAGATGGAATCGTACTGAAATAAGCAATGATTTCATTCATGATAAACATCGATTTAGGTAGAATATTTGCCGCTTTTAAAAGTAATTAAAGTTAGTAATATTTGACAAAAAAAGAGAAAATCAAATATAAAATATATGATTTTCTCTTTTGAAATAGAGTATGTTATAAGAGCTTTATGATTTTTTGATAAGGCTAATTATAAATAATAATACCCAGGCACCTCCGGCAGCGATTACAATTTGCCAAAGCAAACCTCCGCCTCCAATACCAAGTTTACCGGCAAGCCATCCACCGAAGAATCCACCGATAATTCCAACAACGATATTACCAATTAATCCAAAACCTGCACCTTTCCAAACCTGACCAGCTAACCACCCAGAAATTGCTCCAATAAGTAAGAAATAAATAAATTCCATATTTTAAATTTTAATTATGTTATGTTATGAAGTGTTCTTTACGCTTCGTTATGATTTTGTAAAAGTGTTTTGTATATAAATCCTGCCACTATTGCTCCAAGAATAGGTGCTGCCCAAAATAACCAAACCTGAGATAATGGTTCTCCACCAACAAATACAGCCTGAGATAATGATCTTGCCGGATTTACCGATGTATTTGTGATAGGAATACTAATAAGATGAATTAAAGTTAATGCTAAACCAATGGCAATACCTGCAAATCTTCCATTTGCAAACTTATCTGTAGCTCCTAAAATAATCAATAAGAAAAATAATGTCAGTACAAATTCAGCGATAAAAGCGGCTGCTAAAGAATATCCATCGGGAGAAAAAGCACCAAAACCGTTTGAAGCAAAAGCTCCTGCTTTTGTAGCATCAATAACAAAACCTGCTTTTCCTGATGCAATTGTGTATAATGTTCCTGCAGCAGCTATAGCACCAATACACTGCGCTATAATATAGGGTGCAAGATCTTTAGCAGGGAATCTTCCTCCTGCCCATAAACCAAACGAAACAGCAGGATTAAAGTGCCCGCCTGAAATATGACCAACAGCATACGCCATTGTTAAAACAGTTAAACCAAATGCTAATGCAACGCCTGCAAATCCAATTCCCAATTCTGGAAATCCGGCTGCAAAAATTGCACTTCCGCAACCACCAAAAACCAGCCAATAAGTTCCGAAGAACTCTGCAAATAATTTTTTCATAATAAATAATTTAAATTAAAGATTGTTTGTTAAAGGGTATATTGGTATGCCCAAAAAATCAATACAATTTGTAAAGGCAAACGTATTAATAAAATTACTTTTAACAAAGAAAAACTCCTTTTTTTCTTACAAAACATATAAACATTTGCAGGAAAAACAGCAATTAGTAATGCTATAATTCCCCAAGCGGCAAAATGTGTTGTAAAAGGAACAATTAAGAGAATACCTAAAATGATTTCGGCAGCTCCACTTAAAATATTTAATAATTTGGGGTTTGGCAGATAGGGCGGAATGATTCTGATATACATTCCGGGATTTTTGAAATGATTGATTCCAGCAATTATGTAAAGAAAAGCCATCAGATATAAATGCCAGGGTAAATTCATGATATATAATTGTTTACCACGAAAGTAGGAAAAAAATTAACAAATATTGAATTATAAGTATGTTATTTTTAACAGAATATAATTTGTGTTAATTTTTTCGTTTGAAATTTATGTTCATTATAATAATAGCCAGAATAATCAGAACAATTCCAACCCATTGTAAAAAGATAACTTTTTCGTTCAATAAGATATATGCCATCATAACAGAAACTGGTAATTCAAGTGCCGAAACGATACTTCCCAAACCAATTCCGGTAAGAGGAAATCCGGCATTCATAAGCATTGGCGGAATTATAGTTCCAAATAATGCCAGAATAATTCCCCACTTCATGAAAATGGTAAGATCAAAAGTGGTTGTCTGAGTAGAAAATGCGAAAGAAAATACGATTATTGCGCCTCCCAAAAGCATGTATAAACTACGTTGAGCAGATGAAATTTCTGTAGCTACACGATTTGCTGTAAACATTGTAGTCGTAAAAGATGCTGCTGCCATTATTCCCCAGGCAATTCCTCGCCAATCCAGTTTGATATCGTTATTGATAATATTGGTTGCCAAAACAGTTCCAATCAAAACAATAAATACGGCAATCACTTTTTGTTTGGATGGTAATTTTTTTTCCAGAATCATTTCTAGTAAAACACCCATCCAAACGGTTTGCATTAATAGAACAATACCAATTGAAACAGGAATATATTTTACTGCCAGATAATAGAATAAACTTGTCATTCCTAATGAAGTTCCGGCAAGCATTAAACTAAATATGTTTTTTGAAGTTGCTTTTACAACATTGTCTTTATGTTTTATTTTTTGAAATACATTAATTAATAAAACACCAATAATTCCTAATACAAATTGAGATGTAGTTACTTCGGCAGTTGTATATCCTTCTGAATAAGCCATTTTTACAAAAGTGGCCAACATTCCGTAAGTTGTAGCTCCAATTGCAACTAAAAATACTCCCTTTAATACGTTGTTTTGTGACATCTTAATTTGTTTAGATTAAAAAATAAAAGCCGGCAAAGGTAAGCTATTTTATTTGGGATTTAATAGTAAACCACTATAAACATTAATAGAGTTATTGTTTTAGGTGTTATTTAAAATCTAAAATTGTGAATTTGACAGAATTGGGTTGTTTCTTAAAAATAAAAAACCCGTCAAAAAAAATAATTTGACGGGTTGAAATTTTATCTGCTGAAAAAATTATTTTACAACAGGCTGATTTTTATAAGTTTCTATTTCGAAAACTAAAGTTGCGTTTGGCGGAATTACTCCTCCGGCACCTTTTTCTCCATAAGCCAGGTTTGCAGGAAGAAAGAATATTGCTTTTTCGCCATCTGTCATCATATCTAATGCTTCTAAAAAGCCGGGAATCATACCGTCTTTTTTACCAACAGTAAAAGGAAAAGCCTGATATCCTTTTTGAGCATCACGGTTTGCATCATATTTACCATATGCTTTTGCTACACTTGCCATGCTGCTGTCAAAAAGATTTCCGTCTTCAAAATATCCTGCGTAATGGAAAAAAATTGCAGATCCTTCAGCTCCTTTTACACCGGTTCCTTTTTGTGTTATAACATATTTTAAACCGGAAGCAGTTGCAGTTGCTTTGGCTTTTGTTGCAGCAAAATAAGCCGCTTTTGCCGTAATTACTTTTTTAGCTTCTTCTTTTTTAGCTTCTTCTTTTTTTACATCATCAGCTAAAACTTTTACGGCATCGAATTTTTTAGCCGCTGCACCTTTACGCGTAATGGTAATTTTTGTCATGATATCATCCTGAACAATTTTATTCACATTGTCCATTCCTGAAACTACATGACCAAAAATGGTGTGTTTTCCGTTTAACCAAGGTGTTTCTTTATGCGTGATAAAGAATTGACTTCCGTTTGTTGCAGGACCTGAATTTGCCATTGCCAAAACGCCGCCTTTCTCAAATTTTAATTCTTCTACAAATTCATCTTTAAATGAAAATCCCGGACCTCCGGAACCGTTTCCGTCAGGATCTCCACCCTGAATCATGAAATCATTGATAACTCTGTGAAATTTTAATCCGTCGTAAAAAGGTTTTCCTTTCAGTCTTTCCACTTTTACATTCGGGTTTGTACCTTCTGCCAAAGAAATAAAGTTAGCTACAGTAACGGGAGCTTTTACATATTCTAAAGACAAAACGATATCGCCTTTAGTTGTAGAAATAGTAGCAAAAATTCCTTCGTTAGGATTTGATTGCGCCACTGCTTTTGTTGTAGTTGGTTTTTTAGCAACTGGTTTTTTCGTTGTTTGTGCCTGAATATTGATTATTGCAAGGCAAAATAAAAATAGAAATTTAAATTTCATTGTGTATAGAATTTTAGGTCTGTAATAATATCGCCAAAAATAGGAATATTATTACGGTTTTTCTAATAATTGTACTTCAAAAATAATATTAGCATTTGGTGGGATAACTCCTCCGGCTCCTGTTGCGCCATAAGCTAAATGCGATGGAATAAAAAGAACGGCTTTATCTCCAAAAGAAAGTTTTTCGATTCCTTCAATAAATCCCGGAATCATACCGTCTTTTTTACCTGCCTGAAAAGGAATTGGTGTGTATGCTTTTGCTTCGGCTCTTGCAGGATCAAATTTTCCAAACGTTTTTGCTACATCTTCAAGGCTTGTATCAAACAAAGTTCCGTTTTCTAAAAATCCTGCGTAATGAATGTATAATTGCGTTCCAATGGCAGGTTTTTTTCCTGTTCCTTTTTCAGTAATCACATATTCTAAACCAGTTGAAGTTTTAGTTGCTTTTGCTTTTTGAGCGGCATAATACTCTATTTTTTCTTTTTGAACTCCGGCAAATTTGCTTTGTTCTTTAGCTATATCCGAAAAATAATCATGAAATACTTTTCCGGCATCAAACTTTTTAGCAGCTTCACCATTTCTGATAATAGTAACGGTAACAATTTTATCGTCTTGTTTTACCTGATTTACAACTTCTTGTCCTTTTTCGACCACATGTCCAAAAATGGTATGTTTTCCGTTTAACCAAGGTGTTTCAACATGTGTGATAAAAAACTGACTGCTGTTTGTTCCCGGACCATTATTGGCCATTGCCAAAACACCTGCTTTGTCAAATTTTAAATCTGTAAATTCATCTTTAAATTTATATCCTGCATCTCCAGAACCTGTTCCTTCCGGATCTCCGGTCTGAATCATGAAATCTTCGATAACTCTGTGAAACTTTAATCCATCAAAAAAAGGCTTGCCTTTAAGGTATTCTTTTGTAACAAATTCATTTTTTCCTTCGGCTAGAGTTACAAAATTGGCAACAGTTATTGGTGCTTTTTTATAATCTAATTCAACAATAATATGCCCTTTATTGGTTTCAATATCAGCATATAAACCATCAGGTAAATTGCTGTGCTCGTCTTTACAAGAATATAATGAAGAAACGGCTAATAGTAATAGTACAATACTTTTTTTCATTTTTTAAATGTTGTTTTTATGGTTTTACAGTATCTTTTTTAATTTCAGCTGCAGCTTTTTTAACTACAGGTTTTGTTGGTTGAACCGATGGATTTTTTGTTGCAGCTGCAGTTGTGCCTGTAGTAGCAGGAGTTGTTGTTGTAGTTGTAGCAGCAGCCGGATCTGGTACAAAATTGCGAAGTGTAACAGTACAAATCAGCGATTCGTTTGTTCCAATTTTTTTGTTATCTCCGTGATATCCGTATGCAATATGTGACGGAAACAAGAAAGTCACAGTTTCGTTTTTGTGCATCAATTTAATACCGTCGCGCAATCCCATCATGATATCCTGTTTGTCTACATAATAAGTCTGTGGACCAAGTTCTGCTTCAGAATAAATTATTTTACCTTCAATATCTTTTACTTCTAAATTAAAATAAGCAATATCTCCTTTTCTTGGGGTTTTAGTATCGGTTGTATTTTTTTCATCATACGAAAGCCAATATCCTTTTCTGGTGGCATAATATTTTACTTTCGGATTGCTTTTGATGATTTTTTTAATAACATCTTCTTCACTGGCAACCAGTTTTTTATTTCGATCAGCTGATTTTTTCATGAAAGATCCCGAAGATCTCGAAATAGGTCTTCTGGCTTCTTCATGTTGTTTGCAGCTAACCAATAAAACAGCAAAAAGTAGGGTGTAAATGCTTAGTTTTAAGTAGTTCATTTGGGTTATATTTTTAGTTTTGTTACTAGATCTTCAAATTTTCTCACCGTTTCTTCCATAGAAACGTCAGATCTTCCGCCAGCAGCATTGCTGTGACCTCCGCCATTAAAATGATCTCTTGCAAATTGATTTACATCAAATCCACCTTGCGAACGGAAAGATATTTTGATAATATTTTCGTCTCTATTTTCTATAAAAATAGCAGTAAAACAGATTCCTTTTATACTTAATCCATAATTAACAATTCCTTCGGTATCGCCTTTTACGTAATGAAAAGAATCTAACTCTGCCTGTGTAAGTGTCGTATAAGAGGTTTTATATTCGTCAAAAACCTTCATGTTTTGTAACGCGCGACCTAATAATTGCAAACGGCTGTAAGAACTATTGTCAAATAACAGCACCGGAATTTGGGTATTTTCAACGCCAAGATCTATCAATTCTGCAATAATACGATGTGTGTTTCCTGTTGTTCCCGGAAAACGAAATGAACCTGAATCAGTCAATATTCCGGTATAAATACAAGTTGCAATAGTTTTGTCTAAATCTTGTTTTTTGTCTAAAAATGAAATGAAGTTATAAACCATTTCACAAGTTGACCCAAAAGAAGTATCAGAGTACATATACATGGCATAATCATCAGGTTTTTGATGATGATCGATCATGATAAACGGAGCTTTTAGTTTTGCTAAAGTATGTTCCATTTCGCCTGTACGATGAAAAGCATTAAAGTCAAGTGTGAAAATTATCTCTGCTTCTTCTAATATTTTCGTGCAGTTTTCAGTGTCTTT
It contains:
- a CDS encoding DUF2805 domain-containing protein codes for the protein MKKSNRKELSWEQTEKLVSLALEERNPFEIIKKEFGLAEKEVLEIMKKKMPLEKFEMWKKKAIANKPKPKPVKIDDFDEDLDGKYYIKNKLD
- a CDS encoding sterol desaturase family protein, which encodes MNEIIAYFSTIPSSHRSLILVGGITLFWLIENTFPLFQLQYRKWQHAGINIFFTITTIIVNFILAFILIKTASWTTENHFGILQWLPQIPIWLYTIIGLLLLDLIGAYLVHFIEHKVKFLWRFHLIHHTDTWIDTTTANRHHPGESIIRFVFTTLGVLIVGSPMWMVFLYQSLSVVASQFNHANISLPNKLDNILSYLIVSPNMHKVHHHYVLPYTDSNYGNIFSVWDRLFGTFTTLPKEKLIYGVDTHMAPEEHNKLKNLLQIPFQKSRSGKNKQNH
- the aqpZ gene encoding aquaporin Z; translated protein: MKKLFAEFFGTYWLVFGGCGSAIFAAGFPELGIGFAGVALAFGLTVLTMAYAVGHISGGHFNPAVSFGLWAGGRFPAKDLAPYIIAQCIGAIAAAGTLYTIASGKAGFVIDATKAGAFASNGFGAFSPDGYSLAAAFIAEFVLTLFFLLIILGATDKFANGRFAGIAIGLALTLIHLISIPITNTSVNPARSLSQAVFVGGEPLSQVWLFWAAPILGAIVAGFIYKTLLQNHNEA
- a CDS encoding peptidylprolyl isomerase is translated as MKKSIVLLLLAVSSLYSCKDEHSNLPDGLYADIETNKGHIIVELDYKKAPITVANFVTLAEGKNEFVTKEYLKGKPFFDGLKFHRVIEDFMIQTGDPEGTGSGDAGYKFKDEFTDLKFDKAGVLAMANNGPGTNSSQFFITHVETPWLNGKHTIFGHVVEKGQEVVNQVKQDDKIVTVTIIRNGEAAKKFDAGKVFHDYFSDIAKEQSKFAGVQKEKIEYYAAQKAKATKTSTGLEYVITEKGTGKKPAIGTQLYIHYAGFLENGTLFDTSLEDVAKTFGKFDPARAEAKAYTPIPFQAGKKDGMIPGFIEGIEKLSFGDKAVLFIPSHLAYGATGAGGVIPPNANIIFEVQLLEKP
- a CDS encoding PDZ domain-containing protein, yielding MKKILYTLALAVTFWSCKTGATSGAAKSNTVEVNINLVDVKDDKVLVTVTPPAIKTDEVIYSIPKTVPGTYSTDNYGKYSDDFRAFDAKGNPLTVKRIDDNSWSISNAKTLKKVSYLVGDTFDTEKGTGFGNDDVFSPAGTNINAGINFMVNTHGFVGYFQDKLDVPYKVTITHPETLWGATSMTDEDASKTSDVFTTPRYAVLVENPIMYSKPDYTTFNVNGMDILIAVYSPTGKFTAESITPEMKTMMTAQKNFLGKVNATKKYTVLLYLSSMAKDDAHGFGALEHPTATTVVLPESMPKEKLVESMKDVVSHEFFHIVTPLTIHSKEIQYFDYNAPQMSEHLWMYEGVTEYFANLFQINQGLIDEAEFYTRIADKIEQAKGLNDTMSFTVMSKNVLEQPYKDQYLNVYQKGALIGMCIDIIIREKSNGERGILDLMHKLASEYGVEKPFNDNELFAKITQLTYPEVGEFLNKYVSGTTPIPYDFYLAKVGVTKSSEKTAGPIFLKGQTPYIKIDKQTKEIAIRPDIEPNDFFKGLNLKGGDIILSVNNKPYSLTNIYDLITESENWKENDPITLQIKRDGKEQTVKGTVKLPYEEKETFKATDASKEKLKTAWLKG
- a CDS encoding MauE/DoxX family redox-associated membrane protein — its product is MNLPWHLYLMAFLYIIAGINHFKNPGMYIRIIPPYLPNPKLLNILSGAAEIILGILLIVPFTTHFAAWGIIALLIAVFPANVYMFCKKKRSFSLLKVILLIRLPLQIVLIFWAYQYTL
- a CDS encoding peptidylprolyl isomerase, giving the protein MKFKFLFLFCLAIINIQAQTTKKPVAKKPTTTKAVAQSNPNEGIFATISTTKGDIVLSLEYVKAPVTVANFISLAEGTNPNVKVERLKGKPFYDGLKFHRVINDFMIQGGDPDGNGSGGPGFSFKDEFVEELKFEKGGVLAMANSGPATNGSQFFITHKETPWLNGKHTIFGHVVSGMDNVNKIVQDDIMTKITITRKGAAAKKFDAVKVLADDVKKEEAKKEEAKKVITAKAAYFAATKAKATATASGLKYVITQKGTGVKGAEGSAIFFHYAGYFEDGNLFDSSMASVAKAYGKYDANRDAQKGYQAFPFTVGKKDGMIPGFLEALDMMTDGEKAIFFLPANLAYGEKGAGGVIPPNATLVFEIETYKNQPVVK
- a CDS encoding GlsB/YeaQ/YmgE family stress response membrane protein; translation: MEFIYFLLIGAISGWLAGQVWKGAGFGLIGNIVVGIIGGFFGGWLAGKLGIGGGGLLWQIVIAAGGAWVLLFIISLIKKS
- a CDS encoding GH92 family glycosyl hydrolase gives rise to the protein MNIVNKKTILFGLSVLLFGFSTKTNAQKKTDNPKNLIQYVDPMIGTAKMGHTYPGATVPFGSVQLSPETDTIAYGLNGKYNGEVYKYCAGYQYEDKTIVGFSHTHFSGTGHSDLGDFLIMPTTGKLQLNPGVASKPLSGYRSAFSHATEKAEPAYYSVHLEDHNIKAELTATTRVGMHQYTFPKSDEAHIILDLTSGIYNYDKKNVWTFVRVENDTLITGYRQTNGWARTRTVYFAMSFSKPIKSYGQAAQEKSVYRGFWGRFDQTKNFPEMAGQNLKLFFDFNTEEGEKIKIKMALSPVSSAGALENMEKEVPGWDFEKVKRQSQEIWNKELNKIQIETIQKEDLVNFYTAMYHAFLGPTEYMDLDGNYKGLDMNIHKAENFKNYTSYSLWDTYRALHPLFNILQPARNSDMISSMLAHSDQSVHKMLPIWSHYANENWCMIGYHSVSVVADAIVKGNTNFDPEKALQACVNTAKVPYYDGLEYYMKMGYVPEDKNGSSVSKTLEYAYDDWAIAQAAKKLGKTEIYNEFIERSKNYKNVYDAKTGFMRPKLNDGTFKKEFDPLDTHGQGFIEGNSWNYSLYVPQDPAEMIKMMGGNDKFNVRLDSLFSMHLPDKYFENTEDITREGIIGNYVHGNEPSHHVVYLYDWTNSPWKAQDKIRMILKKMYRNGADGLGGNDDFGQMSAWYIFSSLGFYPVAPGSDEYALGSPLVKKALFNLENGKNFEVETVNQSDKNVFVSKVLLNGKQLDKPFLKHSDVINGGKITFYMTNKPNKKNY
- a CDS encoding EamA family transporter, translated to MSQNNVLKGVFLVAIGATTYGMLATFVKMAYSEGYTTAEVTTSQFVLGIIGVLLINVFQKIKHKDNVVKATSKNIFSLMLAGTSLGMTSLFYYLAVKYIPVSIGIVLLMQTVWMGVLLEMILEKKLPSKQKVIAVFIVLIGTVLATNIINNDIKLDWRGIAWGIMAAASFTTTMFTANRVATEISSAQRSLYMLLGGAIIVFSFAFSTQTTTFDLTIFMKWGIILALFGTIIPPMLMNAGFPLTGIGLGSIVSALELPVSVMMAYILLNEKVIFLQWVGIVLIILAIIIMNINFKRKN